Sequence from the Mixophyes fleayi isolate aMixFle1 chromosome 4, aMixFle1.hap1, whole genome shotgun sequence genome:
aaaatgattatagCACCAAATTATAAGCAgaaaattttaaatgaattaaataaaatacaactttTGTTTTAGGCTCAGCAGTACAAATATCATTGTAACCCCACTGTAATGGCCTGACTTGCAAAAAAACTCCTTATGTCCCCTTACCCACTTTCATCAAAATGCATGTTTTAATTATAGTTTAAATTTTAGCAAAATTATGCAAACAGAAAATGTTAGTGTGTATAGATTCCATTAGCCACTACCATTTTCTATCGTGTGCACTTGGTTGTGGTGCCATTTCCCAACGATGCCTGCTCCATGTACTTGGAGTTTGTGCGAGTTTCctctgttaggttaattggccgctgacAACAacttaacgtgtgtgtgtgtgtgtgtgtgtgtgtgtctttagactgtaaactcctgTGGAGCAGAGACTAATCTGAATGAGAAAaagaattctctgtacagcgttgcggaattggtggcactatataaataaacaatgatgatgattcacTGCAACTAAAAGCATTATGGTCAACGGAGTATCCTCAATTGATAACCCCCACTGGAATTGCTCATTATCCACTGCATTGAAAACATGACCACGGTGTAGATGCtgtgtcaatggtgttatagtaaTGCCAGTCAGCGCTACTATATCTATATTTTGACTATGACAGTTAGGCTAAGACAGGGGTCAGCAACCCCCACTTTCATCTGGCACGACGAGCTCCGCAGCTGCCTCACTAAAGCAGCTgaagatggccgaaatggagctcgTTATGGAATGAAGGAGGGGTGCTGACTCCAAAGGTATATATGAGGAACACTGTGAATTAGGGGCACTAATGTgtcataatttgaactggggcaGTACTGTGTTGCATAACATGAACATTTAATTGTTggtactattaatattatattagccTCACAAAATAAGACAATTAAATTACACATACACGTAGATTTATTAATGTCCGAGATGGCGTCAGCAATCAGAGCACAGCAGCGGTGCTTGGCCATAACAGGCTTTTCCATCCTTTGCATGGGGAAGGCTCGCAAAAATCTCTCATAAAGGCTACCGCTGGTGACAGTGATCACCAGGTATATAACAGATGGGCAGAAGCCAAAAATTTAGGCCTTTTGTGCCTTGGATGAATAGACCCATGTGTCTATAAATTTGATTTTACTTTGTCCCAAATTATTCATAAAAAGTTTGCATGCTCTAAAAGGTCACCTTTAAGTTGTGAAAAGACATACAAACCTGGCGTTTCTGAAGAATTGGACAATGGAGCAGAGGCTTCAGCTAACGCTGCCAATGTAGCCAAAACAGAGGTTGATGAATTGCCAAACTGCACTGTAGAAGATATCCCATTGTCATCTAGTAAAGAAATATCATTGGTTACAGAAACATATGCCACTAGGACTGTGGGCTAACTCAAGCATTCCCAATTTCTCTTGGTTCAAATTCATCTCCAATTACAAACCACTACACTGCCAATCATTTTATCACATGTAATGTAATTTGTTTAGCTGGAGTACTAGGCTATGTATGGAGATAAGACCTACACAACCACCTTGCCCTGACCATACATTATGCTCCATGTCAGAGTACATATGTATGTGAATGAAATGTGACGTGCACTGTGCATAGTCACCAGTTTAATTtctagcagaaaaaaaaaaaaaagggtagagCAGCACAGTCTTTCCTTATTTTAATACAACAACTAAGCTTTACTTTAAACCATCTTTTCTTTGCCTTACCTGTCAGATTTACTACACCTCCCGGTCCAATGAAGAATTGTGGAGTAGCTGTATGTATTGTTACCGTCTCTGGGCTTTCAGGATTTGTATTAATTTGGTTTTGCATTGCAAGCTAAGACAAAAAATTAGAAAACTTTAAATTACAATTAGAAAAGCAAATATCAAGTTTCTACATAAACTATTTAAGATAGCCAGCTGGTGAAATTTCAGAGGCAAATATTTCATAATGTTTTGGTAGTTCTCTTTGTCTTACAATAACCCATGCTGTTGCATGTCACAAAGCACCGTTACAAAACACAGGTAAAGCCTTGAAAAAGTAAAACTACCTGGAGTATTTCTGCAAGATCCTCATTTCCATTATCCACAGAGATATCGAACGCAGTTTTACAGAACTTGCTTTGTGTATGTACATCTGCCCCATATTTTATCAAAATTTCTACTACTTCGTGATGATTGTGTTCAGTTGCCCAGTGGAGAGCAGTCATTTTCAACATGTCTTTGGCATTGATGTCAGCACCATGCTAGAACGACACAAAAttgtgttacatggagtaatattgtgcttcagaaaaaaaaaaatactgcagatGAAAAGACCATGCATTTATAGGGCACTATGTTAAAAGTAAATTACACCACTTTCCAATCCAAACAGCAATATTATATAGTCAATTCAAGATAAAAAAATAGCATTAAAAAACAGCACAACATGTACTTTGATATCTTTGCTAGCAATTACAATGTGCATTTCATAACTGCATTAGGAGAGACCTTAGGAATTAGTATGAAAATCATTGATGgtgtttacatatataaatatacacaaagaCTTTTTTGCAGTGAGACAGTGTGTTTGTACACATTGCACAAAGGCATGATGATGGTCCTTTTCAGCAATCACCCATCCCTTCTTTATTAGTGCTCCCTGCTCTATTCTAGGATATTGAATGGCAGGTTTGTGTATTAGCCAACTTCTTTTTCCCCTaaagcaatttaaaataaattgttctgtaTTCTACGTGTTTATCtattattaattatgtatttgaAAATTGATGATGTTTAATTATTAACTTCTATAGCTAAATATGACTTGCAAGTTGCTGGTCTTCAAAAGCGAGTGAACCCTATACTATGTGAGCCAAGTGAATGTATCCTTGCTTTAACCTCTGGCTGCTCACTGCTAAGCACAACCGATGCAGCACTGCTGTATTACAATGTACTTCTAAGTTGTTCAGCAGTCAGAGCACAATGCAAGTAAGTAATCAGTAATTACACTATAGCGTtcacttgctgatgcagacctgCAATCTCCAGATCATGCTTGAAATAAATGCAGCCACGTAAATTAATGAAAAAGATAATTTTTTCCCCCCCAGCCAATGCACAAACCTGCTGTCCACATTCCCAGGTTACAGCAAGAAATTATGAGTAACAGGGCTTGGGGGAGGGAAGTCAAGGTAGTTTTCAAACTCATTTTactttaacttttttaaaaataaagtacaaaaaaaagaaagcaataaTGAAGAATAGTGTCTCtaaccacccccccctcccccattcacCAACACTTGCCTTATATCTAAGAATTCAGGTGCTAGAGTTCTATAAAGCAGAATAACTTTTATTTAGAAATATGCTCTCTGTTGACTCATTACTCCTGGCTATACTCAATTTATGATGATGCTTCTTGTGGCACAGAAAGACACATTCATTTTTCAAATCAGAAGCTGGTGACAATAAAAATTGATATAAATGCTTTGGGGGACATAACTAGTTAAAACCAGTCATTTAGGCcaatggattccaaactttttcagttaaaggcacccttaaggtctccaaaattttttcaaggcacccctaagccactggccctggcacccctgtgagatcgccagggcaccccagggagcctaggcgcacagattgggaaccactgatttagGCAATGGAAATGTTCATGCAGaatgcccccccccttccccctttccaAAAAAGAGATCCCACCGAAATCACAACAGAGGAGTAACCAACAATACACAAGTATCTCACCTTGATTAAAACTTCTACTATGTTAGCATGTCCCTCCGAGGCTGCCATATGCAAAGGAGTTCTGTCAACTTTTGTACGTGCATCTCTACTCACTCCTGCCCTAAGTAACACTTCAGTGGTAGAATAGTGACCATATTGAGCTGCTAGATGGAGCGGGGATGTTCCAAGCTGCAATCacaaacataaaacacatttaaataggTGTTAATTTGTTAATCTGAACTAGCATTCAACCAATCCTGACTTTAAACTACAAAATTAGTTTGTACTCCTTTCTgtgtattttttcttcatataataCAAACACTTATGTGGAAGTGACTGTGCTTTTATGTGTGGTGTTCTTACTGTCGACTACCAGTAGACCAGAGCTTTACAGTCATCAAAGGGCAACaccctaaaagaaaaaaaaaatactatccaGGCAAATGTGCTTATTTTTATTGTCCTTAGACACAACAGGCCAACTGTATACTTACAATTATATCCAATCAATAGATCAGAGTTAATCTATTGTTATATGCTAACAAAAACAAATCTGTGTGGACATGATGAGGATCCCCTCATAGGTTAGCTGTGTGTGATGTCAAATGCCTTCAAATCATATACCCATTACACTGCcacctttttattttctcttctggCTAGACATAGTTTGATTACCTTTTTCCCAGGATTTATTTCAATGATTCAAAATTCTAGGAAACTGTTATGGCATACTAGCCAACTTTAAAATACTGCCcttcgggagatcctggaggggaggaaaAGTAGCAAGAAAAGATGGGGTTGTGGCACCGCaattcgtgtcattttggctctgTCAACATGGTTTACTGCAATGCAGCAATCGCAGTATCTCGTTGCAAGGCAAAAATCACCAGATTTGCTTTGAATCGAGTCATTGAGGCCCCATTAGGAGTGGGCGGGATCTGGGAAAAAGACCAGCTCTGATGGGGGTCTGGGAGAACTATACAAAATAcctagtctcccagacattccaggagagtagacaagcatggttgtttatatatttcattttgaaAGCTGTATATCTTATCTATGTGGACATTCTATGCATGCTAAAGCACACTGTTTGTTTAATGTACCATGCTTGTAGATGAAGATTAATGCCATTTTGCCCCTTTTTAAGACATAAGAAGCAAAAGTAAACCAGTAATGTCAAGTATGAAATTGTAAAATCCAAAAAATCCTATCGTTTGTCTAtgcatgaattttttttaaatgtaattataacATCATATGCACACAACATAAACTATTACCCAGTCTGTGGTAAAAGGTGCTCCATTTGCCATTAAGATACGGACTTCATCGTCTTGACCAGCCCGAGCAGCTTCTAAAAGCTTCTTTCCCAAATCTACCAAGGACAtctaaacaaaaacatacaaaagtTTGTTAAATATATCATTAAACCAGCTTGCATAATTTTCAATGAAATTTTTACTAACCCTTCCAGTGCCACCCCATTTACTGTAGAATCAAATGGAGTACCTCTCCTCTTCTAGTGTCACCCACATTGAATTTAGATGAAGTGCTAATGAAACCTTCAGGTCCACATGTACCAGTTTGCCCATGAACCgaactatttaaaaatattcattcattttatatatattttttttacgtaGGTCTCCTGCTTTCCTCGCTGTATTTAACCCACCTCAGGCTTGATTTTCAGTGCAATTATGATTGAGTCATGATGTAAATTAGCAGAGAATATGCAAGAAGTGTTTTGTCCATATGTAACAGTATGTTCTCTGGACGATCACTAAAAGGCAGTGGAACTAGAAGGGAAGGTTTCACAATCTACAGGGAAGCCACTGACCTGCTAGTGacgtttaaaaacaaacaaccagCCCCCTCCACTAGCAgttgaaataaattataaaaaataaattgctacCCAGTTTCACAAGCCACCCATTTCGCATAGAATATATCCTCCCCATATATTATGGAAAAGTACTTTTAAGAACATTCTTTTAACGCGCAATGGACATTCACCAACCAAATATGCACAAAACATTTTCAACTCTAACAGTGTAAAAACACTATACGTATATATGAATAAGATGAACATATCCATTCGgaatcaattacattttcttctatAGAGGACCACTCTTCATCTTGAATGAAAGATAGGAATAGAAATAGCCCTATTATGGGTGATATAATCCTAAAAATACACCATCCTTGTGAAAGAGGCACTAAATATAcactaatctaatatatataagcctagcggcgtgtgttagtgtgtggaaaaaactattttctcagaaagggctcatccaattgacctgaaatttggtatactgacattatttgacaaaaaaattataatagtgaagtcagttaacttccatcatccccccttccccccgtgggaggggtagtaaaggctaaatttacgagttgagggctcaaagtacgaagtacggagaagcagtgatgtgaaagtgcaggttatgaatactgcccttcaaggaagactgattgagcacagcgataaggtgtttagcagaaacgttgtgcatcgagaggttttagaacagtaagacaatggagatgaaggatgtggcgatgaagaatgaggtgatggagaagaatgatgaggtggtgacatgtggacaaaaccacgttaaaaaagggcgcttgcgtcgggaagtaacgctcttcccctgaggaggcctggcctagccccaaatgcatgacaagaacctttttaacaccttaagtagcttaatttgactagaatgcatgagtatcatgcacgggttaacttgtttgtatatatgtatgtaatccaATATGAAATCAAATATTCATCAAATTATGAAGAAGGACCACAGAGGGAATATATCACTCATGAACTTTTCGATCACAGCCACATCTGACCAATCTCTCACACCTCACAAAGAGGTGTGGGAACATGACCTTGGAATTACACTGGACAGCGAGGAATAGTTTGTCTTTCGCACTCGAACAGCCAAGGTCTCCATTAATGCAGGTATTCAAGAGAATTGTTATGAAATTTATGCTCATTGGTACATGGTTCCAGATAAACTCCACTGTATGTACCCTATGCTGAGCTCAGGGCCCTTTCTTTCATATCTGGTGGGAATGTCCAATTATTCAGAATTTATGGGACCTCACTCTGCATATCGTTCACCAGGCAACTGGGGAATGGGTCCCCAGGGAATCTTGAAAGATTTTACTTAACCAGCCAATCCTGGTTTTAGCAAACCGAACGGCCGCTTATCTGCACACATATGCCAGGCATCTAAATTGCTCATTGCCCAAGCTTGTAAACAACCTGCTCCTCCCTTGAGAGCTGAGCTTCTCAACTGCATATGGTACATTTCTTCCATGGAATACATTACTGCCCTTCTGAacaacactatggggtaaatgtatcaagctgagagttttccggcggatttgaaaaaccaatcagattctagctatcatttatttagtacattctacaaaatgacagctagaatctgattggttgctataggcaacatctccacttttcaaacccgccggaaaactctcagcttgatacatttaaccctatATCTAAGTACCAGGCAGAGTGGACTCCTTGGTTCCACACATACCATGCTCCGGTTCCCAGGAATGCTTGATTAAGacacccccccacccctctctctctctctctctcaacgcTCGCCCTGCCTCATACAAAATGTAAAACCCTGTTTCAATCTAAAGATTATTCCTCTCACACACATTTGTTTAtccactcctaggggtaaatgtatcaagctgagagttttctggcgagtttgaaaagtggagatgttgcctatagcaaccagattctagctattattttgtagaatgtactaaataaatgatagttagaatctgattggtttttcaaacccgccggaaaactctcagcttgatacatttacccgctaATCTGCTAGATATAAAAGGACAGAAAACAATTATCTTACAATGTCTGTCAAATTGCAATACTGGTATTcggtcatcatcatctatttatttataaagcgccactaattccgcaatagCTCAAAGAATTTCTTTATCTAATCTGTGTGAAGATatgaatgttttatattatgACATAATTATGTGTATTTCTGATGTAACtacaatatactttatttatgAACCTGCTAAACAACTTGGACAGGCTAAATCTAGCCATCATCACCAATCATTCAGCTTATTATCTTGAGTTTGCTGCACCTGTCTAACGAACCAATCAGTTTTGTTAAGCAATTCATTACTTGTGTAAAAAGACAGAAAGGTGCTTCAGTCAGCATTGACACATCCCTGCAGAAGCCCGATATAACTGGGGCGAAACGCATTGGATTATTTACGGATAACCTTTCAAAAGAGTGTGCATGTGCGCACATCGAACCCCGGAAGAAGCCAAGACTTCATCGTATGGCATGATAGTCACAGGGGAGGTAGAGTCTTGGGGAGACAAACACCGAACAGGGAAGCTACCCCGCTATGAACTTTAAGTTTACACTTGTTCTGGACTGAATTTGTTCCTGGATACTGTACACCATTACTTACAAGGGGACTATTATTTAAATGGCTGCAGGATTTTGGGTGGGGTGAGGAGGACGAATCACAGACCCAATTTCTTGATTTTCATCCAGAATTTTGAGAGAAAAGGGCTCTGTCTAGGCACTACCTTAGGAAAAATGTTCCCTGTGTGATAATGTAGCTTTAAAGATGGCAGCTGTCAGTGGAGAGATTGGACAAAGTACTGAACCCAGATACACTAAACATACAGGCCTCTAAATTGTGCTTAATGATCCCTATGCCTAGCAGACAGAAAGAGCATAACACACCATGAATACAGCAATTACCAGTTTTCACCATTCATATTGCATCGTGTACACTGAAgatattagcatattttaggcCAGCTGGTGGAAGAGTGTTTTGaagacaaatataaacattttaggtATATTATTTGGCTCAAATATACAAAGGCTTTTACATATCAGGTGTGCAACCTGGGCCAAGAAAAAGGTTAGGAACATTATATAGGATTATGCTTTAGGACCCATGGCTCAATATGAAATGAAGAGATACAAATATAGTCATTGTGCAATGCAAACATTCATTTTAGCATTTCTTTGTTGTCTATATCTTTTTCATCAGCTATGCCAACCCTAACGTTACTTCTGCATGATCAATCGGCATGTATGTAAGGTATAGTGGAAAAAAATCACAACAGCTAACCACCGCGCGcgcgcacgcacgcacgcacacaaaACTACCCAAATGTCCTTTGTATGTATTTCCTtttaacttgtttttcattttattattgccCCACAGGCCAAGATGGCAAATTTAATTTTTCCAGAGTTGTAGTTCTAGATTGTATAAAATAActtaaaacacatacatacagaaaagaaataaataaattattattttattacttaccTAACAGAACCTATATAAAACACATAGGCCCCGATACATTAGgacacgtatctgctgattttgagcataaATCAAAATCTTTTGCCTGGATAAAGAGAGTATGCGAAACGAACATCGACATTTGCCTCGTTATGTTTAATTAAGGGATCTCAAGCCACACCATTATATTACCATTCTGACCTGAATTTGTCTATAGGAAGAATGATTATCTCACAGCCATGAGTAGGCTAGATAGAGCTACCTCTAATATGTCACAGCTGTAACAATAAAGACAGACTGCAGACAATATCATAGCAGTCAGAAATTCACTTAATTGTTAACTTACAGCTACGATCTGCAGCTGACCTACAGACAAGACATCAATTTGATCATTTACCAACTTAACTATCTTAAGAAACATAATAATCAGCAATGTGCCTAGAAAGACAGTAGGTTGTTGCAGTGATCATATATAGATAATTATAGGCAGATTATTTGCCTTATCTACAAAATAAGCATTGGAAGgtcaaattataatatattaaatgtgaattctcaaaaaccaaacaaaaaaaaccaaccctTTTTGAAAAACATACTAGGATATGATTTCAGTAATTCAATGATATTCTTAAAGACTACTTCTACGGTCAGGAATGGGTAGATAATAATAACAGGAGACCCTTTGCATAAAAATAGGTTTATTGCAATAATTAACATACATAGGTTTATAGCATTATACAAAACTATTAAGATGTATTGATTTAATAAACATAGCGTGGTGACATTGCTACCATTTTAAATCACTATTTTATCACATTGGATCACGATCACTTAATTAGGGTTTAACTATTTCGCAACTGCTGACATTCAGGAAATTATAGGGAGtccttttcctttcttttttaaaTTGACCTCAATAAAGTGTTTAGTTTTAATTGCTGTTATAACAAGTTTCACAAGTACCCCTTTATTACGTTTCTCCTTCTTTTTGCTTTCTGAAACTCAGTGTATATTACATGTTTAGGGTGTACCATCCGTTAACTAATATTGGCTTATTAAAGAAGAAAGACAACATAAACGGGATCATGACTACCCAGTGCGGTGGTATTCACTCTGGTACTAACAGACCCTATATAAACAGATGGGACCTGTTTCATTAGGGTATGTATCTGTTGATTTTGACCGTATCAtactcaaaatcactctgcacatgatCAGAACCAGCAGATACGGCCGGCaaaagggcacttactacagcctagtaTAAAGAGGAGTGAttggggcagggaaggggtgtgTGGCCGTAGGCAATCTACAGTGAGAGCGTGCTGAACTCAACTGCACGCAGCCACGGCCGTGAAAGTAACCCTgtctttctgctgtatctcttgctccagctctggggctagtctaagtttgCAACGGGTCAGCCAATCAGCTGGCGCCGACAGGTACAAAGGCACCTGCACCGCCTGTGTACTACAGCAGCCCTGCACCCAAGTTCAACAGGGCTCTCGTTGCTTGACGAATTCAGATGCatgcaaaaccaaaatatgggagTGAAATCCTGAGTGCGTGTTGCATTCAGAAtgtgtgccctaatgaatcaggcccattgtctctcTATATTGAAGTCAGATATTGATAAtgggtttgtttggtttttttaaacacatgacatacactacatggccagaAGAATGTGGACACCTCTTCTGTTTAGTGCTgtatttcccaaacccagtcctcaaggacccctaacagtccatgttttccatatctccttcctttagcacagatgtattcattactgactaacaTACTATGaaaggtggtataattatttcacttgcgACCacgaaaatctgcactgttaggggtccctgaggactgggtttggaaaacactgatttaggagtatatttagtaagctgcgggtttgaaaaactggagatgctgctaatagcaaccaatcagattcctatttatttagtacattctaccaaatgacagctagaatctgtttggttgctatacgcaaaatctccaattttttaaacccgcagttcagtaaatataccaccttgtgggtttggccatttcagcaacacccattgctaacatttgcataaaatcaagcatacagccatatAATCTCCGTcatcaaacattagcagtagtaGAATGTGTCAcattgaagagctcagtgactttcaatgtggcactgtcatagaattccacctttccaacaagtcagtttgtcaaataTCTGCCCTGCTAGAGTTGACCATTCAACTGTAAGTTGTTACTGTGAAGTAGAAATGTTTAGCAGCAACAGCTCACACACGAACAAGTAAGatacacaagctcacagaacaaGACCACTGAGTGCTGAAGCTTGTAGTGCATAAAAATCATCTGTCCTCGGCTGCAACACTAACTATTGAGTTCCAAGCTGCCTCTGGAAGATACATCTGCATAAAAATTGTGTGTTGGTGGCTTCATAGTTTGGGTTTCCATGATCAAGCTACAGCACAAAAGACTCAGCTCACCATGAACAATGCCAAATGTCGACTGGAGCGCTGTAAAGCACACCTCCATTGGACTCAATATTTGGAGTAACTAATCacgcttcaccatctggcagtctaaAAGACGAATCGAGGTTTTGTGGATCCCTGGAGAACACTTCCTACCCGAATGAGTAAATGTAAAGTTTGGTGGTGGAGGAATAATGGCCTTGGCCCCTTAGtttacagcatacaatgacattctagagtctagacaattgtgtgcttccaactttgtggctaTAGTTTAGGGAAGACCTTTTcttgatttttatcttttccccgATTGTAAAAGTGGTTTAACTAgtctatggaatatattacaGTTGGTAAAGAAATTGATATTAAAAGACTGGCGGACATCTAGTGATCCAATCCATCAGTTATTTAATTTACATCTGTCACCTACAACCAGTGGATGCATCCATTTTGTGCAATGAACTAATAATTACAGATCCACTAACTCATGAACTCAGGCAGTGCCAgcaatgtcactggttcttagcaAATTGATATGCTACATACTGGTTCAGCTCACCAAATGAATGTTTCACTGTGTGGGTACCAGGTCCActtaacaaaataaacaatttagaCATAGGCCTAATAAAGGAATCGATACatgtttatataaaaacaatGCCCAACAACAGGTTTACTTGCcatttgcattttaaaagcatACTTTTATATTCTCTAGGTGACTTGTACTAGCATATGAACTAATGATTTCTCTGACAAATGTCTCTTGAATGCAAGCACTACTCTGATGCTGGAAGCAATGCTTACAGCACTCTACTCATTACAAATTCTTAACAACCTTAGTGTAGGTTAAGCAAAATCAATATCCTTTCAAAGGGCTTGACAAATCTGGTCACAATGGCTCCCAATTCCTGCATGAATCAAGACATTTGTCCGCCTCCTCTGAGTACTGCAGTGTAATACTATGCTCAGAAGAAAACATTTAGCGTACGCGGTAGCAGAGAGCTCTGTACTGAGACCGCTCTTCTGACTACCAACACTGGCATCTAATTGACACCTTAGAATGCTGTGTGCACGGCCTTCCTTTTGGAGGGTCAGATTTAAACTTGCTCAGAAGGGAACTTAATCAAGCGGGAGCAGACCTCATGGTGGCATGAATATACTCAGAGGGGAACAGATGTATGATCAGTTACCCTTTAGACATATGATGGGGGCT
This genomic interval carries:
- the GABPB1 gene encoding GA-binding protein subunit beta-1 isoform X2; the encoded protein is MSLVDLGKKLLEAARAGQDDEVRILMANGAPFTTDWLGTSPLHLAAQYGHYSTTEVLLRAGVSRDARTKVDRTPLHMAASEGHANIVEVLIKHGADINAKDMLKMTALHWATEHNHHEVVEILIKYGADVHTQSKFCKTAFDISVDNGNEDLAEILQLAMQNQINTNPESPETVTIHTATPQFFIGPGGVVNLTDDNGISSTVQFGNSSTSVLATLAALAEASAPLSNSSETPVVATEEVVTAESVDGAIQQVVSSGGQQVITIVTDGIHLGNLQSAIPSSGIGQPIIVTMPDGQQVLTVPATDIAEETVISEEPPSKRQCIEIIENRMDTAEIEERESLQKQLDEANREAQKYRQQLLKKEQEAEAYRQKLEAMTRLQTNKEVV
- the GABPB1 gene encoding GA-binding protein subunit beta-1 isoform X1, with translation MSLVDLGKKLLEAARAGQDDEVRILMANGAPFTTDWLGTSPLHLAAQYGHYSTTEVLLRAGVSRDARTKVDRTPLHMAASEGHANIVEVLIKHGADINAKDMLKMTALHWATEHNHHEVVEILIKYGADVHTQSKFCKTAFDISVDNGNEDLAEILQLAMQNQINTNPESPETVTIHTATPQFFIGPGGVVNLTDDNGISSTVQFGNSSTSVLATLAALAEASAPLSNSSETPVVATEEVVTAESVDGAIQQVVSSGGQQVITIVTDGIHLGNLQSAIPSSGIGQPIIVTMPDGQQVLTVPATDIAEETVISEEPPSKRQCIEIIENRMDTAEIEIPETSGSEFYIVNTQEFSQERESLQKQLDEANREAQKYRQQLLKKEQEAEAYRQKLEAMTRLQTNKEVV